The genomic window GCTAGCAATAGTTCCTGCCCGACGGGCAGCCGGCGCGCCATAAATGGCTGATTGAACCAAACCGCGCGGACGTTTCCTCCCTGGCAGCGGATCAAGGCGCCGAGCACGGTCCCTCCCGACGAGGTATTGCGTTGATCCAGCTCGACGACCGTTCCGTGCAGACGTACCAGCGACTCGTCGCGCAAGTCGGCGATATTGGTCAGCTCTGTCAGATCCTGGTAGTCGCGCGGGAAGAAGAAGATCACATCGCGCGCAGTCTCCAGCTCTAGCTTGCTTAGCAGTTCGGCCCGTTGCGGCCCCACGCCTTTGAGGAACTGGACCGGCGTCAGAAACGCTTCGGCGGACGTCTTGGGCGAAGTGCTGGACATGGCCCCATTCTACCGAGGAACGTGTCGGCACCTAGGCAGCGCCGGACGCGACGCGGCTGGCTAGCGCAGACGCTGGTATGCTGCCACGGCCAACTCGTCGCAGCGGTCGTTTTCGGGATGGCCACTATGGCCGGCGACCCGCGTGTATTTCAGTTGGTGCTTGGCGATCAATTCGTCGAGCTTGCGCCACAGGTCTTCGTTCTTCACCTCGGCCCATCGCTTCCCCTCGCGGCGCCGCCAGCCGTTGGCTTTCCACTTGGGCATCCATTCAGTCAGCCCCTTGCCCACGTATACGCTGTCGGTCAGAAGTTCGACGGTCGAGGGGCGAGTGAGTGCTTCGAGTCCGCGCACGACGGCCGTCAGCTCCATGCGATTGTTTGTCGTGTCGGCTTCGGCGCCAGATTGCTCGACCTCTTTGCCAGAGGAGGGATGCCGCAAGATGAAGGCCCAGCCGCCCGGGCCAGGATTTCCGCTGCAGCCTCCATCTGTGAACAGTTGCACTTCGGTTTCAAACGTCGATGCGGTCTTTGCCATGATCAGAGCGACAGCGTGGGGATGCGCGTATGTGTCGGAATGCTTGGGCTACGATGCCGAGTGTCCTAATTGACTCGATCGCGCTGCGCCACACAAGCCACCTTGTGCGATCGTGTGCAGATGTTCGCGCGAATCGGCGCGGAGAAGCCGCGCGATAACGAATGCTTAGGGACGCGCGGCGCTTGAACCGGCCGGAACTGGCCGATCGTATTCCTGTCGCGCTGGGTCGTCCACGGCTGGCATCGTCGTGGGCAGGGCCGTCGCGAACTGCACCTGGTCCGGCAGGCCCCACGGCAACCGCACCATGAACTCGCTTCCTTTGCCTAACTCGCTC from Pirellulales bacterium includes these protein-coding regions:
- the rnhA gene encoding ribonuclease HI; translated protein: MAKTASTFETEVQLFTDGGCSGNPGPGGWAFILRHPSSGKEVEQSGAEADTTNNRMELTAVVRGLEALTRPSTVELLTDSVYVGKGLTEWMPKWKANGWRRREGKRWAEVKNEDLWRKLDELIAKHQLKYTRVAGHSGHPENDRCDELAVAAYQRLR